In Campylobacterota bacterium, one DNA window encodes the following:
- the rho gene encoding transcription termination factor Rho, producing MNPETDPRNVTSVKKDVKKVPLASVNTSNKSTRNGSIPSSLKVENQRKRKGTVLSKNNVSSKTGEQLDKSSSSSTAQTGTKEEVVSREGTSPTSARDGNGGSKVEQNKNSVTAPKSSINVQELKEMGITKLIAYAQSIGLTDVSSFKKQEIIFKILESQSDQKVEIYGEGVLERLPDGFGFLRSPKFSYVPGPDDIYVSPAHIKRFGLRTGDVVRGILRKPKEGEKYFALQRVENVNFQAPSNAAARTVYENLTPLFPDEKFNLEGDPSVISTRILDMFVPIGKGQRGLIVAPPKTGKTILLKEVANTIAHNHPEVHMMMLLIDERPEEVTDMERSVNAEVISSTFDEFATRHVQVAEIVLEKAKRLVEAGRDVVIFLDSLTRLARAYNTLAPSSGKVLTGGIDANALQRPKRFLGAARNIEEGGSLTILATALVETGSKMDEVIFEEFKGTGNMEIHLTRKLSNKKTFPAYDLQISGTRREDLLLEPHQVRNMWVLQKFLGTMNTSDGMEFLIEKMRKHKTNQEFLEIMSKQKK from the coding sequence ATGAATCCAGAAACAGATCCCCGTAATGTGACTTCGGTGAAAAAAGATGTTAAGAAAGTTCCTCTTGCTTCTGTAAATACTAGTAATAAAAGCACAAGAAATGGTTCGATACCGAGTTCTTTGAAGGTAGAAAATCAAAGAAAAAGGAAAGGTACTGTATTGAGTAAGAATAATGTTTCTTCAAAGACTGGTGAGCAATTAGATAAGTCATCGTCAAGCTCGACTGCCCAAACAGGCACGAAGGAAGAAGTAGTTAGTAGGGAGGGGACCTCGCCTACCTCGGCTCGCGATGGGAATGGGGGATCCAAAGTGGAACAAAATAAAAATAGCGTTACAGCGCCAAAATCTTCAATTAATGTGCAAGAACTCAAAGAAATGGGCATCACTAAATTAATTGCGTATGCACAAAGCATTGGTCTTACTGATGTGAGTTCGTTTAAAAAACAAGAAATAATTTTTAAAATTTTAGAATCTCAATCTGATCAAAAGGTCGAAATTTATGGGGAAGGCGTTTTGGAGCGCTTACCTGATGGATTTGGTTTTTTACGCTCACCTAAGTTTAGTTATGTTCCTGGACCAGATGATATCTACGTTTCTCCCGCTCACATTAAGCGTTTTGGGCTTAGAACTGGTGATGTTGTACGTGGTATTTTGAGAAAGCCAAAAGAGGGTGAGAAGTACTTTGCTTTGCAACGGGTTGAGAATGTTAATTTTCAGGCGCCATCCAACGCAGCAGCACGTACAGTATATGAAAATTTGACGCCGCTCTTTCCAGACGAAAAATTCAATTTAGAAGGTGATCCGTCTGTTATTTCAACGCGTATTCTTGATATGTTTGTGCCGATTGGTAAAGGGCAGCGTGGTCTGATTGTTGCACCTCCAAAAACGGGTAAAACGATTTTGCTTAAAGAGGTTGCAAACACTATTGCGCATAATCATCCAGAAGTTCATATGATGATGCTTCTCATTGATGAGCGGCCCGAAGAAGTGACGGACATGGAGCGTTCGGTTAATGCAGAAGTCATTAGCTCAACGTTTGATGAATTCGCAACACGACACGTTCAGGTTGCAGAAATTGTGCTTGAAAAGGCAAAGCGCTTGGTTGAAGCTGGTCGAGATGTTGTTATATTCTTAGACTCTCTTACTCGTCTTGCTCGTGCATACAATACACTTGCGCCGTCATCGGGAAAAGTTTTGACTGGTGGTATAGATGCAAATGCCCTGCAGCGACCAAAGCGTTTTCTCGGTGCCGCGCGAAATATTGAAGAAGGTGGATCTCTTACTATTTTAGCTACAGCGCTTGTAGAAACCGGCTCAAAAATGGACGAAGTCATTTTTGAAGAGTTCAAAGGAACGGGCAATATGGAAATTCATCTAACCAGAAAATTGAGCAATAAAAAGACATTTCCTGCCTATGACTTACAGATTTCTGGTACACGTCGTGAAGACCTTCTGCTTGAGCCGCATCAGGTTCGTAACATGTGGGTACTGCAAAAATTTCTTGGTACTATGAATACGAGTGATGGCATGGAGTTTTTGATTGAAAAAATGCGTAAGCATAAAACAAATCAGGAGTTCCTGGAAATCATGAGTAAGCAGAAAAAATAA
- the tsaD gene encoding tRNA (adenosine(37)-N6)-threonylcarbamoyltransferase complex transferase subunit TsaD, producing the protein MNLILGIETSCDETGAALYSITQQKILAHSLFSQIALHKQYGGVVPEIASRSQLEKIDVIVQHVLDQAGLSMGDVDAIAVTSKPGLAGSLLVGTCFAKGLAWAYNKKIIAIDHLEGHVFSSFLAADGSLNQAVPFPHVCLTASGGHTSVYHVNGFGDYQTLGSTIDDAAGEAFDKIAKVLGYGYPGGQIIEELAGEADFIDYLNYPRTKNPNGDVFFSFSGLKTAVLYSLVKKGVYDLETGPVKQAMTPQLAREVASSLLVCIADIFSNNIACVLKKQPGIKAVTFVGGVACNRYIQKRLQQLCDKKRVQLFVAPRSFCTDNGAMIAFVGGYKTEQRQFSDSTFDIMK; encoded by the coding sequence ATGAATCTTATTCTTGGTATTGAAACATCGTGTGATGAAACTGGTGCTGCGCTTTATTCGATAACGCAGCAAAAAATTCTAGCACACAGTCTTTTTTCTCAAATTGCCTTGCATAAGCAGTATGGGGGTGTTGTTCCAGAGATAGCCTCCCGCTCACAACTCGAGAAAATTGATGTTATTGTGCAGCATGTACTCGACCAAGCAGGGCTTTCTATGGGCGATGTAGATGCAATCGCCGTGACAAGCAAACCTGGGCTTGCAGGTTCGCTGCTTGTCGGAACATGCTTTGCAAAGGGACTTGCGTGGGCATACAACAAGAAGATTATAGCTATAGATCATCTTGAGGGTCATGTTTTTTCGTCTTTTCTTGCTGCGGATGGTTCTCTTAATCAAGCGGTTCCATTTCCCCATGTGTGTTTGACAGCATCAGGCGGGCATACGTCGGTGTATCACGTGAATGGTTTTGGAGATTACCAAACGTTGGGTTCAACGATTGATGATGCAGCAGGAGAGGCCTTTGATAAAATTGCTAAAGTTCTTGGTTATGGCTATCCTGGTGGGCAGATTATAGAAGAGCTTGCAGGAGAAGCTGATTTTATTGATTACCTTAATTATCCACGGACTAAAAATCCAAACGGTGATGTTTTCTTTTCATTTTCTGGTTTGAAAACGGCGGTGTTGTATAGCCTTGTCAAAAAGGGCGTTTATGATCTTGAAACAGGACCAGTCAAGCAGGCTATGACGCCGCAGTTAGCGCGAGAAGTAGCAAGTTCTCTGCTTGTATGCATTGCCGATATTTTTTCTAATAACATAGCATGCGTGCTAAAAAAACAGCCGGGTATCAAGGCTGTTACGTTTGTTGGAGGGGTTGCTTGTAATCGATACATTCAAAAGCGTCTACAGCAACTTTGTGACAAAAAAAGGGTACAGCTCTTTGTAGCTCCACGTTCTTTTTGTACTGATAATGGAGCGATGATTGCCTTTGTAGGTGGCTACAAAACGGAGCAGCGTCAGTTTTCTGATAGTACTTTTGATATTATGAAATAA
- a CDS encoding Jag N-terminal domain-containing protein produces MKSMLHEGSTVLKAIEKAWVDSGKPAEFKINVLEAGQTGFLGFSKHPAIVSITYDQKKVAQHQRPEQRGRQTSNPAPKKVQGQGREQDTRRASQPQHNNRDNRKKQQLQPQQRILQPKASSLPQGDQPKREQPIHTGWHQDLVDDVTAWCRDFVRHLGTNVAFTTKIEKNVLRITFERSACPKPDEEKSLYGGMSYLLIQFLKKKHRKKFAGYHIVLGTKSSHDQRK; encoded by the coding sequence ATGAAGTCGATGCTGCATGAAGGATCTACTGTTTTAAAAGCCATAGAAAAAGCATGGGTTGATTCTGGTAAACCAGCAGAGTTCAAAATTAATGTTCTCGAGGCAGGGCAGACGGGGTTTTTGGGTTTCTCAAAGCACCCGGCAATTGTTTCGATAACGTATGACCAGAAAAAGGTTGCTCAGCACCAACGTCCAGAGCAACGCGGTCGTCAAACATCTAATCCTGCGCCTAAAAAAGTTCAGGGACAAGGCCGTGAGCAAGATACTCGACGAGCTAGTCAGCCGCAACATAATAATAGGGATAATAGGAAAAAACAACAGTTGCAGCCGCAACAAAGAATTTTGCAGCCTAAGGCTTCTTCTTTACCTCAGGGCGATCAGCCTAAAAGAGAGCAGCCGATACATACGGGATGGCACCAAGACCTTGTAGATGATGTCACTGCGTGGTGCAGAGATTTTGTTAGACATTTGGGAACTAACGTAGCGTTTACAACAAAGATTGAAAAGAATGTCTTGCGCATAACGTTTGAACGAAGCGCCTGTCCAAAGCCCGATGAAGAAAAGTCTTTGTACGGTGGGATGTCGTATCTTTTAATCCAGTTTCTGAAGAAAAAACATCGCAAAAAATTTGCCGGATACCATATTGTTTTAGGCACAAAATCTTCGCATGACCAGAGAAAATAA
- the mnmE gene encoding tRNA uridine-5-carboxymethylaminomethyl(34) synthesis GTPase MnmE: protein MTRENNALLVAGHDAIVAQCTPQGSGALSLVRICGDSAVEVADKLAKLSSGKKLVDCQSHTIHHGHVVNRKNAPADVVDEVLFFLMLSPKTFTGQDTVEITTHNNQFIVQKIIELAVQAGARVAEPGEFTRRAFLHGKIDLVQAESINDLIHAQTQHALEKSMQQLKGSLSSFCAQIEQGIFQILTLVEASFEFLDEEQRDFDFDELVEEKLTLLLEQIKAVQANNNAVQLIKQGVRIALLGSVNAGKSTLFNRLLNKQRAIVTDIAGTTRDSIEANLYKNGNFLMLVDTAGLRQTDDVVEKEGIIRSREQAAHADIVLLVCDSSKPLSQEQQDDYQGVISQYADKVIVVFNKIDIGSKDFAQQYTFFKDIPAVFVSAQEGDGIVELEVRLDDTIKKLFSTYNSPFLLNKRHIDVITEIQNKLELLASNQHQRVHYELMAHHLKQLLEHVAQLTGKNISERMMDMVFGQFCVGK, encoded by the coding sequence ATGACCAGAGAAAATAACGCGTTGCTTGTAGCTGGGCATGATGCGATTGTTGCTCAATGCACGCCACAAGGTAGTGGAGCACTTTCACTTGTACGTATTTGTGGGGACAGTGCGGTTGAAGTAGCAGATAAGCTTGCCAAGCTTTCGTCTGGAAAAAAATTAGTTGATTGTCAGTCTCATACCATTCATCATGGGCATGTGGTTAACAGAAAAAATGCTCCAGCTGATGTTGTTGATGAAGTGCTCTTTTTTCTCATGCTTAGCCCTAAAACGTTTACGGGGCAAGATACCGTAGAAATCACAACTCATAATAATCAATTTATAGTTCAAAAGATTATAGAGCTTGCAGTTCAGGCTGGCGCACGTGTTGCTGAGCCGGGTGAATTTACCAGGCGTGCATTTTTGCATGGTAAAATTGATCTTGTTCAGGCTGAATCGATTAATGACTTAATTCACGCGCAAACGCAACATGCGCTTGAAAAATCTATGCAACAGCTCAAGGGTTCACTTTCTTCGTTTTGTGCTCAGATAGAACAGGGCATTTTCCAGATACTGACCTTAGTTGAGGCGAGTTTTGAGTTTCTTGACGAAGAGCAGCGAGACTTTGATTTTGATGAACTTGTTGAAGAAAAATTAACATTATTGTTAGAGCAGATTAAAGCTGTTCAAGCAAATAATAATGCTGTTCAGCTTATCAAGCAAGGTGTTCGCATTGCTCTTTTAGGGTCAGTTAATGCAGGTAAATCAACATTATTTAATCGATTACTCAATAAACAGCGCGCCATTGTTACTGATATTGCAGGAACAACACGTGACAGCATTGAAGCGAATTTGTATAAAAATGGAAACTTTCTCATGCTCGTTGACACTGCTGGGCTAAGGCAAACAGATGATGTTGTTGAAAAAGAGGGTATTATTCGTTCCCGCGAGCAGGCTGCGCATGCTGACATTGTTTTGCTTGTTTGTGATAGCTCCAAACCACTAAGTCAGGAGCAGCAGGATGACTATCAAGGTGTTATTAGCCAGTATGCCGACAAAGTTATTGTGGTTTTTAACAAGATTGACATAGGTAGCAAAGATTTTGCTCAGCAGTATACGTTTTTTAAAGATATTCCTGCAGTTTTTGTATCTGCCCAAGAAGGTGATGGCATTGTGGAGCTTGAAGTGAGGTTGGATGATACAATTAAAAAACTTTTTTCGACATACAATTCCCCCTTTCTTCTGAATAAAAGACATATTGATGTTATAACTGAAATTCAAAATAAACTTGAATTGCTTGCAAGTAACCAGCATCAACGGGTACACTATGAATTAATGGCACATCATCTTAAGCAACTTCTTGAGCATGTTGCTCAACTTACCGGAAAGAATATTTCTGAGCGCATGATGGATATGGTCTTTGGCCAGTTCTGTGTTGGTAAGTGA